Proteins from one Rosa chinensis cultivar Old Blush chromosome 7, RchiOBHm-V2, whole genome shotgun sequence genomic window:
- the LOC112176969 gene encoding rhamnogalacturonan I rhamnosyltransferase 1: protein MCKVEKERRGVMGIKGLGGGDKLKNSLLQTTSSRSRMKLWMIRATTSVLLWTCVVQLTALGDMWGPRVLKGWPSCFSQESAVASSVLQDRMISVPARVLPPKRVYKNNGYLMVSCNGGLNQMRAAICDMVAIARYLNVTLVVPELDKTSFWADPSEFQDIFDVDHFITSLRDEVRILKELPPRVKRRVELGMVYTMPPVSWSDISYYHNQILPLIQKYKVVHLNKTDARLANNGQPLEIQKLRCRVNFSALRFTSQIEELGRRVINLLRAKGPFLVLHLRYEMDMLAFSGCTQGCNAEEVEELTRMRYAYPWWKEKIINSDLKRKDGLCPLTPEETALTLSALEIDPNIQIYIAAGEIYGGERRMASLAKAFPKLVRKETLLEPSDLRFFQNHSSQMAALDYLVSLESDIFVPTYDGNMAKVVEGHRRFLGFKKTILLDRRLLVDLIDQYNGGELNWDEFSSAVKEAHAERMGNPIKRLMIQDRPKEEDYFYANPEECLQLSDDEQLSDGLLSSM, encoded by the exons ATGTGCAAGGTGGAGAAGGAGAGAAGAGGAGTGATGGGGATAAAGGGGCTGGGAGGTGGAGATAAGCTGAAGAACTCGCTGCTGCAAACGACGTCGTCCAGGTCGAGAATGAAGCTGTGGATGATAAGGGCCACGACGTCGGTTTTGCTCTGGACGTGCGTCGTGCAATTGACGGCCTTGGGGGATATGTGGGGGCCTAGGGTTTTGAAGGGATGGCCGTCCTGCTTCTCCCAGGAGAGTGCCGTGGCCTCCTCGGTTTTGCAGGACCGGATGATTTCCGTTCCGGCCAGAGTTCTTCCGCCAAAGA GGGTTTACAAAAACAATGGCTACCTCATGGTTTCGTGCAATGGGGGACTCAATCAAATGAGAGCAGCG ATATGTGACATGGTTGCTATTGCAAGGTATTTGAATGTCACGCTCGTAGTTCCCGAACTTGATAAAACGTCCTTTTGGGCTGATCCCAG TGAGTTTCAAGACATTTTTGATGTGGATCATTTCATCACATCCTTGAGAGATGAGGTTCGGATATTGAAAGAGTTGCCTCCCAGGGTTAAGAGAAGAGTGGAACTAGGAATGGTTTATACCATGCCACCAGTTAGTTGGTCTGACATATCTTATTATCATAATCAG ATTCTTCCTCTGATACAAAAATACAAAGTTGTACATTTGAATAAAACTGATGCTAGACTGGCCAATAATGGACAACCCTTGGAGATTCAGAAACTTCGATGCCGAGTAAATTTTAGTGCTCTGCGATTCACTTCTCAAATAGAGGAATTGGGTAGAAGGGTCATAAATCTTCTTAGGGCAAAAGGTCCTTTCCTAGTTCTTCATCTTAGATATGAAATGGACATGTTGGCATTTTCTGGCTGTACCCAAGGTTGCAACGCTGAGGAGGTGGAAGAGTTGACAAGGATGAG ATATGCTTATCCCTGGTGGAAGGAGAAAATAATAAACTCTGACCTGAAAAGGAAAGATGGTTTGTGTCCTTTGACACCAGAAGAAACTGCTCTCACACTGAGTGCACTTGAAATTGATCCCAACATCCAGATCTATATTGCCGCTGGTGAAATCTACGGTGGTGAGAGGAGAATGGCAAGTCTTGCAAAGGCTTTTCCAAAATTG GTCAGAAAGGAGACACTGTTAGAACCGTCAGACCTCAGGTTCTTTCAAAACCACTCCTCCCAAATGGCAGCATTGGATTATCTCGTCTCGTTGGAGAGTGATATCTTTGTTCCCACATATGATGGAAACATGGCTAAAGTTGTTGAAGGCCATCGCAG ATTTCTCGGGTTCAAGAAGACAATTCTGCTGGACAGAAGGCTTCTTGTTGATTTGATAGACCAGTACAATGGTGGAGAATTGAATTGGGATGAATTCTCTTCTGCAGTGAAGGAAGCTCATGCAGAACGCATGGGTAACCCAATTAAAAGGTTGATGATCCAAGACAGACCTAAAGAGGAGGACTATTTCTATGCCAATCCAGAAGAGTGTTTGCAATTGTCAGATGATGAGCAATTATCAGATGGGCTATTGAGTAGTATGTGA
- the LOC112179001 gene encoding transcription factor BIM1 isoform X1, with protein sequence MELPQPRPFGGEGGRKPTHDFLSLYTSHSTAQQDPIPPSQGGYLETHDFLQPLERMGMGKTCAKEETSVEIISPSRSSVEKPPTSVEHILPGGIGTYSISHISYFNQRVPKPEENVFPVAPQASSTHERNDENSNCSSYAGSGFTLWDESAAMKGKTGKENVVERPGLRGQWTSSERPSQSSSTNNRNCFSSQSSGQKNLSFMEMMKSAAKGCTQEEELDDEEEFALKKEMSTTTTTATTPYNGELRVKVDVKSSDQKANTPRSKHSATEQRRRSKINDRFQMLRELIPHSDQKRDKASFLLEVIEYIQYLQEKVTKYEAPYQGWNHDPAKLMPWGNNKLGESYCDQSRSMNGGSGPALVFAASKFEEKTTSVSPTIPGSAQNLVESDTSTETTFRAKDYPNGITNKANPFPLSMQSNFSTPVRSGSATPHLPPRLPSDAENTSSHPRSMLFPTKSCTAEAGAISDKLKEHELTIEGGRINISSAYSQGLLNTLTQALQNSGVDLSQASISVQIELGKQACSRTAIPKSIVKENEIPSMTPGKKHPRISVGEDSEQAQKKLRTGRH encoded by the exons ATGGAGCTGCCACAGCCCCGTCCGTTTGGAGGCGAAG GAGGAAGAAAACCAACGCATGACTTTCTGTCGTTGTACACTAGTCATTCAACTGCCCAACAAGATCCAATACCACCTTCTCAAG GAGGTTATCTTGAAACTCatgattttctacaaccacttGAACGAATGGGAATGGGAAAGACCTGTGCCAAAGAAGAAACCTCGGTTGAGATCATATCACCAAGTAGAAGTAGTGTTGAAAAGCCGCCAACTTCTGTGGAGCACATTCTTCCCGGTGGGATTGGGACTTACAGTATAAGCCACATTTCGTATTTTAATCAAAGGGTTCCAAAACCAGAGGAAAACGTATTCCCGGTTGCTCCTCAAGCAAGTAGTACCCATGAAAGGAATGATGAAAACTCAAACTGCAGCTCTTATGCCGGAAGTGGTTTCACTTTGTGGGACGAATCTGCAGCAATGAAGGGAAAGACAGGGAAGGAGAATGTGGTGGAAAGACCAGGTTTAAGAG GGCAATGGACGTCGTCAGAGAGGCCATCACAGTCATCTTCCACTAACAACCGCAACTGCTTCAGCTCTCA GTCATCTGGGCAGAAGAACCTGAGCTTCATGGAGATGATGAAGTCCGCTGCCAAGGGTTGCACCCAGGAAGAAGAACTTGACGATGAGGAAGAGTTTGCTCTGAAAAAGGAGATGTCCACTACTACTACCACTGCCACTACCCCCTACAACG GAGAATTACGGGTTAAGGTTGATGTTAAGAGCTCTGATCAGAAAGCTAACACGCCACGATCCAAACATTCTGCCACTGAACAACGAAGGAGGAGTAAAATAAATGACAG ATTCCAAATGTTGAGAGAGCTCATTCCTCATAGTGATCAAAAGAGGGACAAGGCATCATTTCTATTAGAG GTTATCGAATACATTCAGTATTTACAGGAAAAAGTAACCAAGTATGAGGCTCCATACCAAGGTTGGAACCATGATCCAGCAAAATTGATGCCTTGG GGAAACAACAAGCTTGGGGAAAGTTACTGTGATCAATCTCGAAGTATGAATGGTGGATCTGGTCCTGCATTAGTGTTTGCTGCCTCAAAATTTGAGGAGAAAACTACTTCAGTGTCTCCTACTATTCCTGGAAGTGCTCAGAACCTGGTAGAATCTGATACGAGTACTGAAACTACATTCAGAGCTAAGGATTACCCCAATGGAATAACAAACAAGGCAAATCCCTTTCCTCTGTCAATGCAGTCGAACTTCTCGACACCTGTCAGAAGTGGTAGTGCAACACCTCATCTTCCACCTAGATTGCCATCTGATGCAGAGAACACATCATCTCATCCTCGCTCCATGTTATTCCCGACAAAATCATGTACTGCTGAGGCTGGTGCCATTAGTGATAAGCTAAAAGAACATGAACTTACAATTGAAGGTGGAAGAATTAACATCTCAAGTGCGTACTCTCAAGG GTTATTAAATACTCTTACACAAGCCCTGCAGAATTCTGGTGTGGATTTGTCACAGGCCAGCATCTCGGTGCAAATCGAGCTTGGGAAGCAAGCGTGTAGTAGAACGGCTATACCCAAATCCATTGTCAAG GAAAATGAGATTCCCTCTATGACTCCAGGGAAAAAGCACCCTAGAATTTCAGTTGGTGAAGACTCAGAACAAGCCCAAAAGAAGCTCAGGACAGGCAGACACTAA
- the LOC112179001 gene encoding transcription factor BIM1 isoform X2, which produces MGMGKTCAKEETSVEIISPSRSSVEKPPTSVEHILPGGIGTYSISHISYFNQRVPKPEENVFPVAPQASSTHERNDENSNCSSYAGSGFTLWDESAAMKGKTGKENVVERPGLRGQWTSSERPSQSSSTNNRNCFSSQSSGQKNLSFMEMMKSAAKGCTQEEELDDEEEFALKKEMSTTTTTATTPYNGELRVKVDVKSSDQKANTPRSKHSATEQRRRSKINDRFQMLRELIPHSDQKRDKASFLLEVIEYIQYLQEKVTKYEAPYQGWNHDPAKLMPWGNNKLGESYCDQSRSMNGGSGPALVFAASKFEEKTTSVSPTIPGSAQNLVESDTSTETTFRAKDYPNGITNKANPFPLSMQSNFSTPVRSGSATPHLPPRLPSDAENTSSHPRSMLFPTKSCTAEAGAISDKLKEHELTIEGGRINISSAYSQGLLNTLTQALQNSGVDLSQASISVQIELGKQACSRTAIPKSIVKENEIPSMTPGKKHPRISVGEDSEQAQKKLRTGRH; this is translated from the exons ATGGGAATGGGAAAGACCTGTGCCAAAGAAGAAACCTCGGTTGAGATCATATCACCAAGTAGAAGTAGTGTTGAAAAGCCGCCAACTTCTGTGGAGCACATTCTTCCCGGTGGGATTGGGACTTACAGTATAAGCCACATTTCGTATTTTAATCAAAGGGTTCCAAAACCAGAGGAAAACGTATTCCCGGTTGCTCCTCAAGCAAGTAGTACCCATGAAAGGAATGATGAAAACTCAAACTGCAGCTCTTATGCCGGAAGTGGTTTCACTTTGTGGGACGAATCTGCAGCAATGAAGGGAAAGACAGGGAAGGAGAATGTGGTGGAAAGACCAGGTTTAAGAG GGCAATGGACGTCGTCAGAGAGGCCATCACAGTCATCTTCCACTAACAACCGCAACTGCTTCAGCTCTCA GTCATCTGGGCAGAAGAACCTGAGCTTCATGGAGATGATGAAGTCCGCTGCCAAGGGTTGCACCCAGGAAGAAGAACTTGACGATGAGGAAGAGTTTGCTCTGAAAAAGGAGATGTCCACTACTACTACCACTGCCACTACCCCCTACAACG GAGAATTACGGGTTAAGGTTGATGTTAAGAGCTCTGATCAGAAAGCTAACACGCCACGATCCAAACATTCTGCCACTGAACAACGAAGGAGGAGTAAAATAAATGACAG ATTCCAAATGTTGAGAGAGCTCATTCCTCATAGTGATCAAAAGAGGGACAAGGCATCATTTCTATTAGAG GTTATCGAATACATTCAGTATTTACAGGAAAAAGTAACCAAGTATGAGGCTCCATACCAAGGTTGGAACCATGATCCAGCAAAATTGATGCCTTGG GGAAACAACAAGCTTGGGGAAAGTTACTGTGATCAATCTCGAAGTATGAATGGTGGATCTGGTCCTGCATTAGTGTTTGCTGCCTCAAAATTTGAGGAGAAAACTACTTCAGTGTCTCCTACTATTCCTGGAAGTGCTCAGAACCTGGTAGAATCTGATACGAGTACTGAAACTACATTCAGAGCTAAGGATTACCCCAATGGAATAACAAACAAGGCAAATCCCTTTCCTCTGTCAATGCAGTCGAACTTCTCGACACCTGTCAGAAGTGGTAGTGCAACACCTCATCTTCCACCTAGATTGCCATCTGATGCAGAGAACACATCATCTCATCCTCGCTCCATGTTATTCCCGACAAAATCATGTACTGCTGAGGCTGGTGCCATTAGTGATAAGCTAAAAGAACATGAACTTACAATTGAAGGTGGAAGAATTAACATCTCAAGTGCGTACTCTCAAGG GTTATTAAATACTCTTACACAAGCCCTGCAGAATTCTGGTGTGGATTTGTCACAGGCCAGCATCTCGGTGCAAATCGAGCTTGGGAAGCAAGCGTGTAGTAGAACGGCTATACCCAAATCCATTGTCAAG GAAAATGAGATTCCCTCTATGACTCCAGGGAAAAAGCACCCTAGAATTTCAGTTGGTGAAGACTCAGAACAAGCCCAAAAGAAGCTCAGGACAGGCAGACACTAA